One genomic window of Phoenix dactylifera cultivar Barhee BC4 chromosome 6, palm_55x_up_171113_PBpolish2nd_filt_p, whole genome shotgun sequence includes the following:
- the LOC103713362 gene encoding cytochrome b561 and DOMON domain-containing protein At5g47530-like — MAITMRPAILVLPLLLSLFLPSSAQNCLSETFSNSRLYDRCNSLGVLSATLHWTYHASNGTADIAYRAPQESSGFVAWAINPSSSGMIGANALLAFHNSSGAVTVISYVFNGYRPSVRDSNLSFTVYSKEAEYSNGAYTIYATVALEGNKTTLNTVWQAGQVSGGVPVGHTTGGDNINSKGSTDFLSGQSSSGGGGNSRLHRRNIHGVLNAVSWGILMPIGVIIARYLRVFKSADPAWFYLHAACQCSAYIIGVSGWGLGLKLGSESKGITYHSHRDIGIALFSLATLQVFALLLRPNKDNKYRIYWNVYHHLVGYSVIVLSVVNIFKGFDILDPAKKWKHAYIAIIATLGGIAFVLEAVTWAIVLKRRSRSSEKFHQGEYGTNGYGGRQHQGA, encoded by the exons ATGGCCATTACCATGAGGCCGGCCATTCttgttctccctctcctcctctccctcttcctcccttcctccgcCCAGAACTGCCTCAGCGAGACCTTCTCCAACAGCAGACTCTACGACCGCTGCAACTCCCTCGGCGTCCTCAGCGCCACCCTCCACTGGACCtaccacgcttccaacggcaccGCCGATATCGCCTACCGGGCGCCGCAGGAGTCCTCGGGCTTCGTCGCCTGGGCCATCAACCCCTCCAGCTCCGGCATGATAGGCGCCAACGCGCTCCTCGCCTTCCACAACTCCAGCGGCGCAGTCACCGTGATCTCCTATGTCTTCAACGGCTACCGTCCTTCGGTGCGCGACAGCAACCTCAGCTTCACCGTCTACAGCAAGGAGGCTGAGTATTCCAACGGTGCGTACACCATCTATGCGACGGTGGCCCTCGAGGGCAACAAGACGACGTTGAACACCGTGTGGCAGGCCGGGCAGGTCAGCGGAGGGGTGCCCGTCGGCCACACAACGGGCGGCGACAACATTAACTCCAAAGGAAGCACCGATTTCCTGTCCGGGCAGTCGTCGAGCGGTGGAGGAGGGAATTCAAGGCTGCACCGCAGGAAT ATCCATGGAGTGTTGAATGCTGTGAGTTGGGGTATTTTGATGCCTATTGGAGTTATCATAGCAAGGTATTTGAGGGTGTTTAAGTCAGCTGATCCTGCCTGGTTCTACCTCCATGCGGCTTGCCAGTGCTCGGCTTACATAATTGGAGTCTCTGGTTGGGGTCTTGGCCTCAAACTCGGCAGCGAATCTAAGGGAATTACATACCACAGTCACCGGGACATTGGAATTGCCCTCTTCTCCCTAGCCACGCTTCAG GTGTTTGCATTGCTTCTGAGACCCAACAAGGACAACAAATACCGCATCTACTGGAATGTCTACCACCACTTGGTCGGATACAGTGTCATAGTCTTGAGTGTCGTCAACATCTTCAAGGGATTTGATATCTTGGACCCTGCCAAGAAGTGGAAACATGCTTACATTGCTATCATCGCCACGCTTGGGGGCATCGCATTTGTTCTCGAAGCTGTTACGTGGGCTATAGTTCTGAAGAGGAGATCGAGGAGCTCGGAGAAGTTCCACCAGGGTGAGTATGGGACCAATGGGTATGGTGGCAGGCAACATCAGGGAGCCTAG